GCTTGACGCGGCCGACGGCCGACAGGTCATAGCGCTCGGGGTCGAAGAACAGACCGCCGAACAGCGCTTCGGCGGTTTCGCGCGTCGGCGGTTCGCCGGGGCGCATGACGCGGTAGATGTCGCTCAGCGCCTGGTCGCGATCCTCGGCCTTGTCGGCCTTCAGCGTGTTGCGGATCCACGGGCCGGTGTTGTTGTGGTCGATGTCGAGCAGGACGAGCTTGTCGATCCCCGCCGCGTCGATCTTTTCGAGATTGTCGGCCGACACTTCGTCGCCGGCTTCGATATAGATCTCGCCGGTCGCTTCGTTGATCAGGTCATAGGCGCTGTAGCGGCCGAAGATTTCCTCGGTCGGGATCAGCAGCGTGTCGAGACCATCCTTCGCGGCCTTGTTGGCGAGGCGCGGGCTGATCTTGTGGCCGGCGGCGAAGACGACTTCGCCGGTCTTGGCGTCGACGACGTCGAACGCCGGCTTCGACCCGCGCCAGTTTTCGACGACGAAAGGAACCTTCCAGCCATTTTCGGCGCGCTCGAAAACGAGGCGGTCATAGAAATGGTTGAGGATTTCCTCGCCCGACATGCCGAGGGCATAGAGAAGCGACGTCACCGGCAGCTTGCGCTTGCGGTCGATACGGACGTTGACGATGTCCTTGGCATCGAATTCGAAGTCGAGCCACGAACCGCGATACGGGATCACGCGCGCGGCGAACAGGAACTTGCCCGACGAGTGGGTCTTGCCGCGGTCATGGTCGAAGAGCACACCCGGCGAACGGTGCATCTGCGACACGATAACGCGCTCGGTGCCGTTGACGAAGAAGGTGCCGTTCTCGGTCATGAGCGGCATGTCGCCCATGTAGACGTCCTGCTCCTTGATATCGAGGACCGAACGGGTGTCGGTTTCGCTGTCGACTTCAAAGACGATCAGGCGCAGCGTGACCTTCATCGGCGCCGCATAGGTGATGCCGCGCTGACGGCATTCCTCGACGTCATACTTGGGCGCTTCGAGTTCGTAATGGACGAAGTCGAGCTCGGCGGTACCGGCGAAATCGCGGATCGGGAAAACGCTGCGCAGCGTCTTTTCGAGGCCCGAAACATAACCGACCGAGGGGTCGGACCGCAGGAACTGCTCATAGGATTCGCGCTGCACCTCGATGAGGTTGGGCATCTCCACCGCTTCGTGGATGTTGCCGAACAGCTTGCGGATTCGCTTGGTCGCGGTTGCTTCGAGGGCCTTGCCCACCGACTTCGCCTTGGTCGCCATAAGTGATTGTCTCGCCTTAGTAAAAATCAGCTCGCGAGCGCATCGACGCGAAAAAAGCCGCAGGCAACCGTTGCCGGTTTACCGCAGCTTTCCTACGCCTGTCGAAATCCCTGCCGCCCTATCCGTACAGCCCGCTGCGCAAAGTCAGGCTCTATCTCGGACGGTGGGGTGTGATGGCGATATAGGATCGGGGGTGCGCGGTGTCAACGGCACCGCAGCGAAGCGATCGCGTGCACGGCGACTTTGGGGTGGGGAGCGGACGTTCGCCGGGGACTACATCACCAATAGAGACGTGATCTGCGAAGGTTCAGAAAGGCCCAATTGGCGCCCTAACGCAACGCCCAAAGGCACCACCCAGAAGGCCGAGTCAGCATCAAATGGCGCAGGAGAATCGCTAAGATTGTAAATGGTCTTCGCGCAGATTTCCTCAAAAGCATATTGCGCCAAACCCAGCTGATCGTCGCGCTTTCCTGCCCTCAGCGTCTTTTGCCTAATGTCTTGGAAGAGCGCGTGCGCGCCCTTCCAACTTTCACGATCCGAAATCATTCTGAGAAGTTTGCGGAGCGTGTCGCTATCGTCACACCGGTTTTCGAAGAATGTCAGCATCTCCGTCATTGCGTCAACGATGTTGGTTGGATGAGTGCGCATCGTATTCTTCTATAGGATGTCACGATGTCCGCAATCGGTCGATACCGGACGATGCGCCTACACCCGTCAAAAAATGCCCTTGAGCAACCCCGCCGGATTCCGCCGCAACGCCGCCTCTTCGCCCGCCATATAATGGAAAATCCCTTTCAGCGCCTGTTCGGTCACCGATCGCGTCAGCCCGTCGCGCGTCAGGCCGGCCGATGCCAGCAGCGGACTGCCCTGCGACAGTTGGTCGAGTTGACGATACGCGCCGACATCGCCCAGCGCCGACCCGATCAGCGGCGACACTTTGGTGAACAGCACGCTGCCCGCGCTCTGCTGGAGATAGCGTGTCGCGCCATCATTCTTCGCCACCAGTCCGGGCGCATCGGTCCAGCGCAAATCGTCGATCGCGGTGCGGAAGATCGGCTTCGCTTCGCCCGCCGCCTTGCCGCCCGCGTCGTTCAGGCTCTTGGTCAAGTTGGTGGTGAGCCCGAGCTGGTCGCCCATGCCGAACAGCTTCGACGCCAGCTTCCCGCCCGCGCCCGGCAACAAGATACGCACCGCGGTGTCGCGATAGAAGGCGCCCGGCTCCGCGAGCTTGTCGAGCGCGCCATCGGAGGCGCCCGCGATCAGGCCCTTCACCCCGCTCTTCGGCAGCTTCGCCATCGCCCAGGGCGCGTTCGCCACTGCCAACATCCCCGCCGCGCCCGCGATCAGCGTCCTGCGTGCGATCATTTCCGTGCCATCGTCCATCGCGACTCTCTCCCACCGGTCCGGGCCGCGAACCTATCAGCAAAAGCCGGCGCGCCCTATGGCCGATCGGCAAGCCCGTCGAGCTTGCGTTCGATCCGCTCCAATCGTTCGGCAACCTCGCCCTGCGCCCCGCCCGGCAAGGCGAGCACCGGCATGATATAGATCGCGACGCGCTGCCGCACCTCTTCGAACGTCGCATAATCGTCGGCGCCCAGCACGAGCATCTGGTGGAGCAGCCATTCGAGCAGGCGCTCGAGAGCGTCGGGCGGCGTCCATTGCCCGGAGGCCGCGGCGCCTTCGAGCATCGAGCGCACCAGCGCCCCGGTGATCGACTTGTGCGCGGCAAGGAAGATCGAGAAATCGTCGTGAAGCAGGCCCTCCTGCGCCACCTTGTGGATCCACGGCGTGTTGCAGATGCTCTCGATCCCGCCCGCGATCACCTGTTCGAGCCGCTCCTCGAGCGGACCGAGCCCGACCGCAATCTGCCCGCTGCGTTCGAGATACGGTCCGGCCAGATGCTGGAGAAGCGCGAGCAGCAACCCCTCGCGATTGCCGAACCAGCGATAGAGCGTCGCGCGCGACACGCCGGATTCGCGCACCACATGGTCGATCGTGACATCGCGAAAGCCGATGCGTTCGACGACGATCGCAGCGGCATCGAGCGCCGCCTCGCGGCCGCCCAAGGCGCTGCCCGCTCCGCCACCGCGCGGATTTGCGTCGATTGTTGCGATCCCAGCCTCCCTTGATGAGCCGCCTCGCCTATCATGTCGCACTTGATGAGGCAAACTCTTGCGCTTGTCTCACTTAGTGTGATAAGTGGACTTCAACGTCTCATGAATGAGAGACCGGTTTCAGCCGGTCCGGGACGGGAGGGAGAGAGAAATGACACGACGCCTATTGCTGCTCCTCGCCGGCGCCAGCATCGCCGCCGCCGCGCAGGCCCAGACTGCCCGCGCCACCACGGCCGCCGATGCCCCCGTCCCCGCCGATGACAACAACGCCCAGAGCTCGGGCATTGCCGACATCGTCGTCACCGCGCGCCGCACCAGCGAAGCCGCGCAGACGATCCCGCTCGCGATCAGCGTGTTCGGCGGCCAGCAACTCGCCGACACCAACGTCCAGGGTATCGAGAATATTGCGCAGCAGACGCCGAACTTCTTCGTCCAGACGTCGAGCGCCGACCCGACCGGCGTCCTCCTCACCATTCGCGGCCAGTCGCAACAGGATTCGATCCTGACCATTGAGTCGCCGATCGGCGTCTATGTCGACGGCATCAACTATATCCGCTCGTCGAACCTCGAAACCGCGCTGACCGACGTCGAACGCGTCGAGGTGCTGCGCGGCCCGCAGGGGACGCTGTTCGGCAAGAACACCACCGGCGGCGCGATCAACATCACGACGCGCCAGCCCGATCTCGATGCGGTCGGCGGTTATGTAAAACTCAGCGCCGCGACGCACGACCGTTATGGCGCGACCGGCGTCCTCAACCTGCCGCTCATCGACGACGTGCTCGGCGTGCGCATCCTCGCGCAACGGATCGAGGACGGCTCGCTCGGCGTCAACGGCCTCGGCGACGGGATCGGCGGCAAGAAGCAGACCGCTTTCCGCACCAACTGGCTGTTTACCCCGAACGACAGCGTCACTTGGGCGATCTCGGCCGACTATACCCGCACCCGCGGCGACGCGCCGGTGAGCAAGCTCGCCTTCGTCAGCCCCTTCCCCAGCCCCGCTCCGGGCACACCGAACCCCGCCCCGGCGCTGATCGACATCGCGATCAGCCAGGGCATCCTCGATCCGGCGCTGCTCGCCGACCCGGAGGGCAATGCGGCCGCGATCGGCGCTGCACTCGGGCAGGCGCACGCGCTGTTCACCGGCCTCGTCGGGCGGCGCGGCTTTTACGACAATGATGCAACGGGCGCGCAGGGCAGTTATGCGCGCACCTATGGCGTCAGCTCGAACCTGGCGGTCGAGCTGACGCCAACCTTGTCCTTCCGTTCGATCACGGCGGCACGCTGGCTGAAGCGCTGGCTCGACGTCGACCTCGACAGCTCGCCCTTCACGCTGCTCGAGGCCGAACTCGCGAGCCGCGCGAAGAACCTCAGCCAGGAATTCCAGTTCAGCGGCGAGATCGGCGACCGCGTCGACTGGATCACCGGGGTCTATTTCAACGAGGAAACCGGCCGCGACTTCTCGCGCGCGACGGCACTCGGGACGATCAACGCGACCAACCCCAACATCACCGACGGCTTCGTCAAGAACAGCAGCTGGGCCGCCTTTGGCCAACTCATCGTCGACCTCACCGACAGCGTCCGCTTCACCGGCGGGCTGCGCTGGACCGAGGAAAGCAAGGAACTGCGCTCGTTCAACCGCTCGTCGGGCAGCGCGGTGTGCAACATCCCGTCGGCGCTGCAACTCGGCGGCACCTGCCAGGCACGCTTCAAGGACAGCTTCTCGGATTACTCCTACCTCGCCAGCCTCGACTGGACGATCCAGCCCGGCGTCCTCGTCTATGCCCGCACCGCGCGCGGCTTCAAGGGCGGCGGCCAGAATCTGCGCGGCACCGGCACTGCCGACAGCTTCGCCGCCTTCGCGCCCGAAGTCGTCACCGATTACGAAGTCGGGGCCAAGGCCGATTTGCTCGACCGCCGCCTGCGCGTCAACGTCGCGCTGTTTCAGGCCAATTACAGCGACATCCAGCGCACGATCGTTCAGGCGTCGCCCGGCGGCGCGATCGTCAGCCTCGTCACCAACGCGGCGCGCGCGCGCATCCGCGGCGCCGAGGCCGAAATCACCGCGGTGCCGGTCGACGGGCTGACGCTGTCGGGCGGTTTCGGGGTCAACGACGCCAAATATCTCGACTTCACCGACGTCACCGGCGACCGCTCGAACGAGCCGTTCCAGTTCCCCAAATACAGCTATCGCCTCGCCGCCACCTACAGCACCCCGACCGGCGCCGGCGACCTGCGGCTCAGCGTCGACTGGAACTGGCGCAGCGCGACCCAGCTCGTCGGTTCGGCGATCTACCGCGACAGCCTGCGCCAGCCCGCCTACGGCCTGCTCGGCGCGCGCATCGCGCTCGACATCGACAGCATCAACAGCGAGATTGCGGTGTTCGGCACCAACCTCACCAACCGCCATTATGCGGTGTCCGGGGTCCAGTTCGACAACAGCCTGGGGTTCAACACGCTCTACGCAGGCGAGCCGCGGGTGATCGGCCTGCAACTCACGACGCGCTTCGGCGGGGGCTGAGGCCCGTCCGGTCCGGGGTGGTTTCCAAACCGCCCTCTATTCCCGTTCATGTCGAGCGAAGTCGAGACACCCATCGAAGTTGCGCCTAGCCGAGGGGCATCTCGACTTCGCTCGATGCGAACGGGTTAGGGGTTGGCCTAAACGGCAGAAACCGGCCGGAACCCGTCACTCACGCCTTCCACAAACAGCAATCACGCCTTGACGTCGGAAAGCACCGACAGCTTGCGCGTCTCGTCGGCGAGATTGTCGATCACGCGGCGCATCAGCGCCTGCAGCATCTCGACCTCTTCGTCGCTCATCCCGCGGGTCGCGATCTCGTGGATCTCGGCGTTCATCGGCGCGAGCACAAGTTCGAGCTTTTTCGCATGCGGGGTCAAATGGATGAAGGTCTTGCGCCGGTCGTCCTCGGTCTTCTTGCGAGTGATCAGCCCGGCTTTTTCCAGCCCCTTCAGCGCGACGACGGTCGTCGGCTCGCGCATCCCGACGCGTTCGCTGAGCTCGCGCTGGGTGATCCCGTCCTCGCGCCACAACTGGCGGAGGAAGCGCCATTGCCCCGCCGAAACGTCGTGCGTGAGCGTGCGGCGTTCGAGGAGACGCGAAAAGGACCGGAAAACGACGCGCGCCAGATAGCCGATACTGTTCTCCGGGTCGGTGTAATATTCCGCCGTATGCCGGTAAGTCTTCGTGTTCCTGGCCAAAACCTGCTCCCCTGCGATGGCCCGGCATCGGGCATTTGCCCGCGTCCCGCCGAAGCCTGGCGCAAACCTTAGAACGCGAAGATTCACCCCGCAACCTCTTCGTGGCGCTGGCAACCAGCGCCTCCGCACCAACCCGTCGATATCGTTGGACAAGGTCGCGACCTTCCATTACTTAGAATACTAAGTTAATGGAGGTGAAGTGGAGAAATTTGTCCGGATCAAGGGCGTCGCGGCACCGCTGCCGCTCGCCAATGTCGATACCGACATGATCATTCCCGCGCGCTATATGAAGGCGCTGACCCGCCTCGGGCTCGGCCGTCATCTGTTCCGGGAACTGCGCTTCGACGACGAAGCGGGCGGCGAACGCCCCGACTTCATTCTCAACCGGCCGGCATGCCGCGATGCGCAGATATTGATCGCCGACCGCAATTTCGGCTGCGGCTCGTCGCGCGAGCACGCGGTGTGGGCGCTCGGCGATTTCGGTATCCGTTGCGTGATCGCACCGAGCTTCGGCGATATCTTCGCGGGCAATGCGCGCAAGAACGGCCTGTTGCTCATCCGCCTGCCCGAGGCGCTGTGCGACCGGCTGCGCCGCGAGGTCGAACTCGCCCAATATGCTCCCATCGAGGTCGATCTTGCGGCGCAGCAGATTCGCCTCGCTTCGGGCGAAGCGATCGATTTCGCCATCGATCCCGGCGACCGCCGCATCCTCATCGAGGGACTCGACGACATCGCCCGCACCCTGCGCCACGCCGACGCGATCGCGCGGTTCGAGACGGCAACCTAGCCGAGACTGTCCGGCGCCGCGATAAAGCCCGCGATCGCACTCGCCGCCGCGAGCGCCGGGCTCATCAGATGCGTCCGCCC
The Sphingopyxis macrogoltabida genome window above contains:
- a CDS encoding MarR family winged helix-turn-helix transcriptional regulator, giving the protein MARNTKTYRHTAEYYTDPENSIGYLARVVFRSFSRLLERRTLTHDVSAGQWRFLRQLWREDGITQRELSERVGMREPTTVVALKGLEKAGLITRKKTEDDRRKTFIHLTPHAKKLELVLAPMNAEIHEIATRGMSDEEVEMLQALMRRVIDNLADETRKLSVLSDVKA
- a CDS encoding TonB-dependent receptor, giving the protein MTRRLLLLLAGASIAAAAQAQTARATTAADAPVPADDNNAQSSGIADIVVTARRTSEAAQTIPLAISVFGGQQLADTNVQGIENIAQQTPNFFVQTSSADPTGVLLTIRGQSQQDSILTIESPIGVYVDGINYIRSSNLETALTDVERVEVLRGPQGTLFGKNTTGGAINITTRQPDLDAVGGYVKLSAATHDRYGATGVLNLPLIDDVLGVRILAQRIEDGSLGVNGLGDGIGGKKQTAFRTNWLFTPNDSVTWAISADYTRTRGDAPVSKLAFVSPFPSPAPGTPNPAPALIDIAISQGILDPALLADPEGNAAAIGAALGQAHALFTGLVGRRGFYDNDATGAQGSYARTYGVSSNLAVELTPTLSFRSITAARWLKRWLDVDLDSSPFTLLEAELASRAKNLSQEFQFSGEIGDRVDWITGVYFNEETGRDFSRATALGTINATNPNITDGFVKNSSWAAFGQLIVDLTDSVRFTGGLRWTEESKELRSFNRSSGSAVCNIPSALQLGGTCQARFKDSFSDYSYLASLDWTIQPGVLVYARTARGFKGGGQNLRGTGTADSFAAFAPEVVTDYEVGAKADLLDRRLRVNVALFQANYSDIQRTIVQASPGGAIVSLVTNAARARIRGAEAEITAVPVDGLTLSGGFGVNDAKYLDFTDVTGDRSNEPFQFPKYSYRLAATYSTPTGAGDLRLSVDWNWRSATQLVGSAIYRDSLRQPAYGLLGARIALDIDSINSEIAVFGTNLTNRHYAVSGVQFDNSLGFNTLYAGEPRVIGLQLTTRFGGG
- the leuD gene encoding 3-isopropylmalate dehydratase small subunit; translated protein: MEKFVRIKGVAAPLPLANVDTDMIIPARYMKALTRLGLGRHLFRELRFDDEAGGERPDFILNRPACRDAQILIADRNFGCGSSREHAVWALGDFGIRCVIAPSFGDIFAGNARKNGLLLIRLPEALCDRLRREVELAQYAPIEVDLAAQQIRLASGEAIDFAIDPGDRRILIEGLDDIARTLRHADAIARFETAT
- a CDS encoding DUF4197 domain-containing protein, which gives rise to MDDGTEMIARRTLIAGAAGMLAVANAPWAMAKLPKSGVKGLIAGASDGALDKLAEPGAFYRDTAVRILLPGAGGKLASKLFGMGDQLGLTTNLTKSLNDAGGKAAGEAKPIFRTAIDDLRWTDAPGLVAKNDGATRYLQQSAGSVLFTKVSPLIGSALGDVGAYRQLDQLSQGSPLLASAGLTRDGLTRSVTEQALKGIFHYMAGEEAALRRNPAGLLKGIF
- a CDS encoding TetR/AcrR family transcriptional regulator produces the protein MGGREAALDAAAIVVERIGFRDVTIDHVVRESGVSRATLYRWFGNREGLLLALLQHLAGPYLERSGQIAVGLGPLEERLEQVIAGGIESICNTPWIHKVAQEGLLHDDFSIFLAAHKSITGALVRSMLEGAAASGQWTPPDALERLLEWLLHQMLVLGADDYATFEEVRQRVAIYIMPVLALPGGAQGEVAERLERIERKLDGLADRP